The following are from one region of the Streptomyces fradiae genome:
- a CDS encoding beta-galactosidase family protein: MNEFRRFVVGDEDFLLDGRPVRLLSGALHYFRVHEEQWDHRLGMLRAMGLNCVETYVPWNLYEPEPGRYGDVAALGRFLDAVGRAGLWAIVRPGPYICAEWENGGLPHWLTGPLGRRVRTADPEYLAPVERWFRRLLPQVVERQIGRGGPVLMVQVENEYGSYGTDAGYLRWVADLLLDCGVEVPLFTSDGPEDHMLTGGSVPGVLATANFGSGAREAFATLRRHQAQGPLMCMEFWCGWFDHWGTDHVGRDAVDAAAVLREILECGASVNVYMAHGGTSFAGWAGANRSGALHGGALRPTVTSYDYDAPVDEAGLPTEKFWRFREVLAEYADGPLPEVPEPPVRIGAPAAGAVGAWAPLAEVLEVLGDEETERPVPPAFEELGVDRGLVRYRVHVPGPRQPYPLGVTGLRDRATVYVDGVPAGVLDSEDAELPEPVAGPAVVDLWVESLGRVNYGPRLAEPKGITGGVRHERQFLHGVRARGLRLASFEAAAVAKVPFGEVPEGSGPGLYTAEVTVPSPGDAYLRLPGWTRGFVWVNGFCLGRFWNAGPQDALFVPGPVLREGANEVWVLELEGGSGDAIELA, encoded by the coding sequence ATGAACGAGTTCCGCCGGTTCGTCGTGGGGGACGAGGACTTCCTGCTCGACGGGCGGCCCGTGCGGCTGCTCTCGGGCGCGCTGCACTACTTCCGGGTGCACGAGGAGCAGTGGGACCACCGGCTCGGGATGCTGCGCGCGATGGGCCTCAACTGCGTCGAGACGTATGTGCCGTGGAATCTGTACGAGCCGGAGCCCGGCCGGTACGGGGACGTGGCGGCGCTGGGCCGCTTCCTGGACGCGGTGGGGCGGGCCGGGCTTTGGGCGATCGTGCGCCCCGGCCCGTACATCTGCGCCGAGTGGGAGAACGGCGGGCTGCCGCACTGGCTGACCGGCCCGCTGGGGCGGCGGGTGCGCACGGCCGACCCGGAGTACCTGGCGCCGGTGGAGCGCTGGTTCCGGCGGCTGCTCCCCCAGGTGGTGGAGCGGCAGATCGGACGGGGCGGTCCGGTCCTCATGGTGCAGGTGGAGAACGAGTACGGCAGTTACGGCACGGACGCCGGGTATCTGCGGTGGGTGGCCGACCTGCTCCTCGACTGCGGGGTGGAGGTGCCGCTGTTCACCTCGGACGGCCCGGAGGACCACATGCTGACCGGCGGTTCGGTGCCGGGGGTGCTCGCGACGGCGAACTTCGGCTCGGGGGCGCGGGAGGCGTTCGCGACGCTGCGCCGGCATCAGGCGCAGGGCCCGCTGATGTGCATGGAGTTCTGGTGCGGCTGGTTCGACCACTGGGGCACGGATCATGTGGGCCGGGACGCGGTGGACGCGGCGGCGGTGCTGCGGGAGATCCTGGAGTGCGGGGCCTCGGTCAACGTCTACATGGCGCACGGCGGTACGAGCTTCGCCGGCTGGGCCGGGGCGAACCGCTCGGGGGCGCTGCACGGCGGCGCGCTGCGGCCGACGGTCACCTCGTACGACTACGACGCGCCGGTCGACGAGGCGGGGCTGCCGACGGAGAAGTTCTGGCGCTTCAGGGAGGTGCTCGCGGAGTACGCGGACGGTCCGCTGCCGGAGGTGCCGGAGCCGCCGGTACGGATCGGGGCGCCGGCGGCGGGCGCGGTGGGCGCGTGGGCGCCCCTGGCGGAGGTCCTGGAGGTGCTCGGCGACGAGGAGACGGAGCGCCCGGTGCCGCCGGCCTTCGAGGAGCTGGGGGTGGACCGGGGCCTGGTGCGCTACCGGGTGCATGTGCCCGGGCCGCGGCAGCCGTACCCGCTGGGCGTGACGGGGCTGCGGGACCGGGCGACGGTGTACGTGGACGGGGTGCCGGCCGGGGTCCTGGACAGCGAGGACGCGGAGCTGCCGGAGCCGGTGGCGGGGCCCGCCGTGGTCGATCTGTGGGTGGAGTCCCTGGGCCGGGTCAACTACGGGCCGCGGCTCGCCGAGCCGAAGGGGATCACGGGCGGGGTGCGGCACGAGCGGCAGTTCCTGCACGGGGTGCGGGCGCGGGGGCTGCGGCTCGCCTCCTTCGAGGCGGCGGCGGTGGCGAAGGTCCCGTTCGGGGAGGTGCCGGAGGGGTCGGGGCCCGGCCTCTACACGGCCGAGGTGACCGTCCCGTCCCCCGGTGACGCGTACCTCCGCCTCCCCGGCTGGACCCGCGGCTTCGTCTGGGTGAACGGCTTCTGCCTGGGCCGCTTCTGGAACGCGGGCCCGCAGGACGCCCTGTTCGTGCCGGGCCCGGTGCTCCGCGAGGGCGCGAACGAGGTGTGGGTCCTGGAGCTGGAGGGCGGCTCGGGGGACGCGATCGAGCTCGCCTGA
- a CDS encoding helix-turn-helix domain-containing protein, with product MYHTWMRYFTPSPVHHRLGLVCLGVGLQHGALPTVGPRTLDHHVAVVVGSGSGWYRGPDGRRTTVTAPALIWLTPGVPHHYSADPGTGWDESFVDFTGPATATYTELGYIEPERPVVPLADAAPARAAIGRIARAARPGNPLLEVETAAAVHELLVALRRARADTNADGAPVLAALARDAFTRLSVAEHAARHGMTPAELRTAVRRAAGCSPKDYLLTVRLGRAKELLAATDLPVAAVARRVGYDDPAYFSRLFTRRVGTAPVRFREQQGRTVPGGWSRTVPDPEHPPTILTGSG from the coding sequence ATGTACCACACCTGGATGCGCTACTTCACGCCCAGCCCCGTCCACCACCGGCTCGGCCTGGTCTGCCTCGGCGTCGGGCTCCAGCACGGCGCTCTGCCCACCGTCGGCCCGCGCACCCTCGACCACCACGTCGCCGTCGTCGTCGGCTCCGGCAGCGGCTGGTACCGCGGCCCCGACGGCCGCCGCACCACCGTCACCGCGCCCGCCCTGATCTGGCTCACCCCCGGCGTACCGCACCACTACTCCGCCGACCCCGGCACCGGCTGGGACGAGTCCTTCGTCGACTTCACCGGACCCGCCACCGCCACCTACACCGAACTCGGCTACATCGAACCCGAGCGGCCCGTCGTCCCGCTCGCCGACGCCGCCCCCGCCCGCGCCGCCATCGGCCGCATCGCCCGCGCCGCCCGCCCCGGCAACCCGCTCCTCGAAGTCGAGACCGCCGCCGCCGTCCACGAACTCCTGGTCGCGCTGCGCCGCGCCCGCGCCGACACCAACGCCGACGGCGCCCCCGTCCTCGCCGCCCTCGCCCGCGACGCCTTCACCCGGCTCTCCGTCGCCGAACACGCCGCCCGGCACGGCATGACCCCCGCCGAGCTGCGTACCGCCGTCCGCCGCGCCGCCGGCTGCAGCCCCAAGGACTATCTGCTCACCGTCCGCCTCGGCCGCGCCAAGGAGCTCCTCGCCGCCACCGACCTGCCGGTCGCCGCCGTCGCCCGCCGGGTCGGCTACGACGACCCCGCCTACTTCTCCCGCCTCTTCACCCGCCGCGTCGGCACCGCCCCCGTCCGCTTCCGCGAGCAGCAGGGACGCACGGTGCCGGGCGGCTGGAGCCGTACCGTTCCGGATCCCGAACACCCGCCCACCATCCTCACCGGATCCGGATAG